In one Oryza glaberrima chromosome 2, OglaRS2, whole genome shotgun sequence genomic region, the following are encoded:
- the LOC127764443 gene encoding uncharacterized protein LOC127764443: MAYVDHAFSISDEDDLVGGAVGGPRGAPVKEIAFAAALLAFGALGAIGGVLMAANNVGGDRAHGIFFMILGIVMFIPGFYYTRIAYYAYKGYKGFSFSNIPPI, encoded by the exons aTGGCGTACGTGGACCACGCCTTCTCCATCTCCGACGAGgacgacctcgtcggcggcgccgtgggGGGCCCCCGCGGCGCGCCCGTCAAGGAGATCGCCTTCGCGGCCGCGCTCCTCGCGTTCGGCGCGCTCGGCGCCATCGGTGGCGTCCTCATGGCCGCCAACAacgtcggcggcgaccgcgcgcACG GAATCTTCTTCATGATTCTGGGTATTGTGATGTTCATCCCTGGGTTCTACTACACAAGAATTGCCTACTATGCTTACAAAGGGTACAAGGGCTTCTCGTTTTCGAACATCCCGCCGATCTAA